The following nucleotide sequence is from Cellvibrio sp. PSBB006.
GTGGCATAATTATTATATCTCCTTCCGAAGCCACTTGTTCGATTTGATCAGCCAGGAAATTAAATGTCAGCCCAGCATGCCCAGACATATTAATGATTGGATACCCGGTTTCTTTTGCTATCACTTCAGAGCTTATTCCAAACAGGCTATTTGAACCGCTAGCAACAATTATTTTTTTTCTACCAATTTTTTCAGCCGAATGAATTTTAACTTTATAAACATCTCGCAGCCAATGCTCAGCTTTTTGATAGCCGCCAAGTGAAAAATACCATAGCGCAAACCAAGAAAAAAATACTCCCGCAAATGATACAAACAAGGTCACCAAATATTTCATAATTAGAAATTAAAATAAAGAAATTGAGATTCGGAAGTCGATTCGTGAAAATAGAGCAGAAAAACAAAAGCAAACATAAGACCCGAAAAAACCATACGACGGAAACTCACACCACCTCTTTGGAAGTATTCCGATGAATTTCGAAGAGCAAGCACGGAGAATATTGCAACAAAAATAAAAATCAGTTGGATATTAGCTAATAGAAAATTATAAACGGGCAGCACGAACTTAAAATTTAAAAGCCCAACATAACTTAAGCCACCAACCATCCCGCCTAAGACTTTGGTTGCGTCAGAAAGGCTTTCCGCCCTAAAGAAAACCCAAGTTACGTTTATGAACATAAATGTCACAAACCAGCCAAGCAGCGGATGCATTCTGCACCCTAGTTCATTCCATAAACGATGAAGGACTAAAGCCGCACCATGTAACGCCCCCCAAATTACAAACATCCAGCTCGCACCATGCCAAAGGCCGCCAACGAGAAAAGTGGCAAATAAGTTCAAGTAGGTTCGACACCTACCACCCCGATTTCCCCCCAGGGGAATATATACATAGTCGCGCAAAAAACGGCTTAACGTTATATGCCATCTGCGCCAAAAATCCTGAATGCTTTTAGCCTTGTATGGGGAGTTGAAATTAATAGGAAGCTTAATATTGAATAATAAGGCTGCCCCTATGGCCATATCCGTATATCCGCTAAAGTCGAAATAAAGCTGAAACGTATAGCTTAGACTGGTTACCCATGCCTCAACAAAGCCAAGTGGTACCGTGGAATCAAAACCACTATTGGCCCACCTAGCAAACGTATCCGCGATCACAACCTTCTTAAAAAGTCCCATGGAAAATATAAAAGCACCCAGCGAAATATTCTTATACCTTTTAATCAGATTCCAGCGAGATGCAAACTGAGGCATCATTTCTTTGTGGTGAACAATGGGGCCAGCGATCAATTGCGGAAAAAATGTAATGAAAAGCATATAATTAACAACATTGTACTCTTGTGTCTCTTTCCTATAGCTATCCACTAAATAAGCAATTTGCTGGAATGTAAAAAAGCTAATCGCCAATGGCAATACTACATTTTGCAGCGGAACATCCGCACCAAATACTCCGTTGAAATTAGCAATAAAAAAATCTAAATACTTAAAATAAGCGAGCAATCCCACATTAAAAGCCAAACCGAAAACAAGCATTGTCTTTCGGCTGAGAAGCCAATTCATGCCCAACATGGTCTGACCATGAGCCATACCTTCAACACTGAGGCTTAGCCTGGTCCCAACAACATAGTTGATTGCCATGGAGATCAAAATTAAAGGCAAGTAGATCGGGTTCCACCAACTGTAGAAAAACAAACTAGCTAAAACCAACCAGACTTTTCCTGCAACGATCAGCCTTCTTTGGTTTAAGAAAAAATATACAAAGAAAGTAATAGGCAGAAAGAATAATATGAATTCGTATGAATTAAATAACACAGATGCATCCGATTAGAATAAGAGCTTTCATGTACACAAAAGGGAGATAAGCTGTATCTAAAAATTTAGAGCTCTGCAATCTGCCCTATCTCATCCCCGGCTTTTAACCAAATTGCGACCAAAGCAAGAGGTAGGAAGGTAAAGATCACACCCAGGACTCCATCAATAAAGCCAACAGCAACCATTGCAGCTATAGGCAGCAATATCAATAAATTGATCGCACCGAATAATATTGAAACCGGTTTATGCGCGCCAAGTTTTCGTGACAGGTACTGGTATGCGTGACTACGGTGCGCCTCATAAAAGGATTTTCCCTTAAATATCCGACGAATAAGAGTGACGGTAGCATCAACAATAAAAGCACCAAGCAGAATAATCCAGCCCCAAAACAAGTCCTGGTCAATGTGCGCAGCCATTATAGAAAACAATCCCAGAAGCATTCCAACGAAACCGCTACCTGCATCCCCCATAAATATTTTTGCAGGAGGAAAATTCCAAATCAAGAAACCGATAGTCGCGGCCAATAGTGAGAGAATTGGCAACTGATCGACTAAAGTTCTATTATTAGTTAGAAGAAATAAAACCATGCCTCCAAAACAAACCGTGCTCGCTTCAATACCTGCAATACCATCAATACCATCCATAAAATTATAAAGATTTAGCAGCCAAACCAAATAAATTGCAGCAAGAATATGGCCGAACCAGCCCAGCTCCAAGTCCGCCCCAAATACCTCAATTACAGGAAAGCCACCGAGCCAATACAATCCCCATGATGCAGCAGAAAAGTGAGCAACCAAACGCCAACGCGCAGCCACATGCCCATGGTCATCAATGAAGCCTGTGACAGCGACAATCATTCCAGCACCAACCAACCCGAAAAACATATCGCTTTCTAAAATATCAAAAGCCCATAAAGCCACTATTCCAAATAGAAAACTTAAAACAATGGCCACACCACCACCGCGGGGAGTGGGGACAGAGTGAGAACTACGAGCATTAGGGATATCCACAAGGCTTCGCGCCAATGCATATTTACGTAGTAGGCCCGTCAAAGCAAAGGCTAGAAATCCTATAAGTAGTAAATAAAACCAAACCATCATTGCCTCGCATCCAGCAGGAATGCCATTGCAGTTTTTTTCAACTGCTCATCTACAGATGCCGGCGGCATCCAACCAAGAAGCTTTTTAGCTTTAGAAATATCGACTTGAAGTGAGCCACAAAGACGCTGAGAGAAATGCTTCTTACCGATCAATAATGCCGAGACATCAAGAAGGAGAGAAGGAACTGGAAGCAGGCGCGTGGGACGACCTAAAGCGTCTCCCATACGCCTAAGCAAACTTGTTGTCGATAGATCTTCTCCATCACTTACAAAGAAAACCTGATTTGCCGCCGCAGGATGTTTAATGCAGGTTACTACCAGATCAACCAGATTATCCAGCCCAACCAAACTTCGCCGGTTATCAATGGCGCCCAACGGTAATGGTATCCTCTTATTCAACCAGTTCATCATACTCTTAAAATTTGCTTTAACCCCTGGGCCGTATACCAGAGGCGGCCTTACAACGACAATCTCCATACCTGTCTCTGCTGCTAACTTAAACAAGGCTTGCTCAGCCTCATACTTAGATATTCCATAAGGGTCCAGAGGAGCAGCAATGTCAGCCTCAGTAAGCGGGTGACCAGGCACACTCACTTCACCGTTTACCTTAACCGAACTAATAAATATAAATCTCTTCACACCACATTTAGCCGCTGTTGCAGCCAAGGTTAATGTGTTCGAATAATTTATTTTTCGAAATTCGGTCAATGGGTCCACAACAGCATCATTCATCACATGAACTCGTGCCGCAGTGTGAACTACAACATCCACGCCAATGAAATGCTCTTCGAATTGCTTGGTCTCTGAAAAATCGGGAACGACCAATGAATATATGCTGGAAAAATCAGCCCATATCTCACAGGGTTTCCTCGTAACAGCAAGTACAGACCAATTTGGTGATTCGCTTAATCTTTTTACCAAGGCGCTTCCTACAAAACCATTCGCACCTGTAATTGCAATCTGGCTCATTTTTTTTGCCATCTTGATAGACTGATAAACTCCAAAAACTTGAAGGGAATTTTAGTTAGAACAAACACCAAGTTTGTATATAGGCCATTGTCTTTGCAAGCTTTAACAATCTCACGATTTAGCAATAAGCTGCTCTTAATTCCCGATGTGCTAACACCTCCCTGCCGCATTCTTACAACGACCTTGTTCATCCAACGGTAATTCAATTTATTCGAATAAAGCATCCGCACAAACATTTCGTAATCTGCAGATATTTTATAATCTAATGAGTACGCACCAACCAATTCATAAGCGCTTCGTCTCATGAAAGTTGCCGGGTGAGGGGGCATCCAACCAAATCTTAACTTCCATGACCTGAAATGGCTGGCCCTATATATACGAGTAACGGCCTTTGTATCTTCTGCCTTGCAGAAAACAACATCACCATAAATTAAATCAGTTTTTGGAAGGCGCATAAATTGATCAACCAAATAAGCAATAGCGTCATTGCTTTCGTAGAAGTCATCGGAATTTAGTATCCCGATAATATCGCCGGTAGCAGCAGCGATGCCTTTATTCATCGCATCATATATCCCCTTGTCCGGCTCAGATATTATTTTGGCAATCCTTGATGCGTACTCACCAACAATATCCAATGTTCTATCTTTTGATTTCCCATCTACAATAATGTACTCAATGTCTGTATGAGTTTGAGACAAAACAGACTCAATAGTATCTCGTATCGTCTTTGCACTGTTAAAGCAAACAGTAATGATGCTAACTTTCATGGATATATCCGTTCTGGTATACCTACCTAATTAAAGCTATCAGGACCACAATTAAGTCCTAAAGCTATCTTGATTATCGAGGAACCACTGATAAGCGCCACGCAAGCCATCATTTAAATTCACACTTGCCTCCCAGCCCAACGATTTCAATCGTGAAACGTCCATCAGTTTACGTGGAGTACCATCGGGTTTAGTCTTATCAAATACCAGTTCGCCTTTAAAACCAGTAACGCTAGCAATCGTTTCGGCAAGCTCACGGATAGTGCAATCTACACCTGTGCCCACATTAATATGGGAAAGCATGGGTTGAGTATTTGCCTGATAAACTTCCTTATCCAAATTCATAACATGAACACTTGCCGCAGCCATATCATCTACGTGCAAGAATTCACGCATAGGAGTACCACTACCCCAAATCACGATTTGGCTGGCACTCGTAATTACTGCCTCGTGAAAACGACGAATTAACGCTGGAATTACGTGAGAGTTTTCCGGGTGAAAGTTGTCATTAGGCCCATACAAATTGGTGGGCATCACGCTACGATAATCGCGACCACACTGGCGGTTGTAGCTTTCACAAAGCTTTATTCCCGCGATCTTTGCTACGGCATAGGGTTCATTGGTTGACTCCAGCACACCGGTAAGCAACGCATCTTCTCGCATAGGTTGATCTGCGAATTTCGGATAAATGCAAGATGATCCTAGAAAGAGTAGTTGCTGCACCCCTGATCGATGCGCAGCACCTATGATATTTGCTTCGATCATTAAATTTTCGTAAATAAAGTCAGCGGGGTATTCATTATTCGCATGAATTCCTCCGACTTTTGCCGCAGCTAAATATACTTGTGCGGGCTTTTCTCTTTCGAAGAAAGTATTGACGTCAGCCTGGCTAACCAAATCCAGCTCTGTACGCGAGCAAGTAAGAATATTGGTATAGCCCAAGGATTCTAACCTGCGAACAATCGCAGAGCCCACCATCCCGCGATGGCCCGCAACGAAAATGGGTTGATTCAATTGACTCATGTCCGGCTCTCCACCGATATAGGCAACTCATAACCATGCTTTTTCAGCAGTGCGTGACGCTTGGCGGTTTTAAGGTCTTCCGCTACCATTTCAGCACACATTTCCTGAGCAGTAATATGCGGCTCCCAGCCCAATTTTTGTTTGGCTTTAGACGGGTCACCCAAGAGCGTCTCTACCTCTGCCGGTCGGAAGTAACGTGGATCAATTTTTACGATAATATCGCCTACTTTTACAGCTGGCGCATCGTCACCCATTACTGCTGCAACAACCGCTACCTCATCAACGCCCTTGCCTTCGAATCGTAGAGTAATGCCCAGCTCAGCCGCTGACCACTCAATAAACTGACGAACGGAATACTGCATGCCTGTCGCAATAACAAAGTCTTCTGCTTGATCTTGCTGCAACATCATCCACTGCATACGCACATAATCCTTGGCGTGCCCCCAATCACGAAGTGCATCTATATTACCCATGTACAAACAACTCTCTAAACCTTGGGCGATATTTGCCAAGCCGCGAGTAATTTTACGCGTTACAAAGGTTTCACCACGACGAGGAGATTCATGATTAAACAAAATTCCGTTACAAGCGTACATTCCGTAAGATTCACGGTAGTTAACAGTAATCCAGTAGGAGTACAGTTTGGCCACAGCATAAGGTGATCGAGGATAAAAAGGTGTAGTCTCTTTTTGTGGAACTTCTTGCACTAAACCATATAGTTCAGAAGTGGACGCTTGATAAAAGCGGGTTTTCTTCTCTAGTCCCAACAGACGAATAGCTTCTAAAATTCGCAGCGCTCCCATGGCATCTACATCTGCAGTGTACTCTGGTGACTCAAAGCTTACTGCTACGTGAGATTGAGCACCGAGATTGTAAATTTCATCTGGCTGAATTTGCTGAATAATGCGTGTGAGATTGGATGAATCAGTCAGATCACCATAGTGCAGAATAAAATGTTGGTTCTCTACGTGAGGATCTTCATATATATGATCGACGCGCTGTGTATTGAAGAGTGAAGCGCGACGCTTTATCCCATGCACTTCGTAGCCTTTTTCTAAAAGAAATTCGGCTAAATATGAGCCATCCTGCCCTGTAATACCGGTAATAAGAGCTTTTTTCATAGTATTCACCTTAAAAACCAAAAATAGCTTTTTTCATCTTTTCCAGGTGAATTTCCCACTTGAACCTGGTTTCGTAAATTTTTCTTGAAGCTTTTGAGTATTGCTCAAGTAAATCACTATTCTTTAAAAAAGTCTCAAGTGAGTCTGCAATACTCTCAGGACTTCCATACTCAACATAAAGCGCATTTTCATTCTCAACCGTTATATCTGGTATTGATCGATACTTGGTAGTCACTATTGCACAACCATAAGCCATCGCCTCGATTATTGAAACGGGCTGTCCTTCAACGTGATACCGTGTAGGCAGCACAAATACTTTTGAATTGAGAAGCAGATTCTTTTTAAAATCACCAGAAACCACTCCGACATAAGTCACATAATCCTTCAAGTTCTCCCCTGCAATGCTCTCAGTGAACGACTGCGAATTTTCTTTTATATCAAAGTCAGGAGGGTCATCAGGGCTCCCCATAAATTGGCCTGCATATGTTAATCTAAAGTTAGCAACACCTCGATCCAACAGGATCTTGACAGCATCCAAAAGGTGATAACAACCTTTGGAATAAATCAAGTTTGAAAGAAACAAAATTTGAACTACAGAGTTCTTTTCTAAGCCTGAAGAGACATAATCACAATCAAATGTTAATGCATTCTCTACAACCATTATTTTTGAGCTCAGCGACGGCATGAAGTCATACATTTTAACCAGTGAGTTTCCGAGAACAACTATTGTGCTACTTTTTCTCAAAAAGAATCTCACCAAAACTTTGAGTAACATCCCACATGAATAGTAGAAAGTGTCGTAATTTCCGCCTTTTAAATGAACAACAAATCTAGTTTTCCTCGAAAATATCTGCCGGCAAAGCAAAATCATTAGATCCCGAAGAAAACCAAACTTTGTTGACCCCTTAGTTAAGTACATTGAATTGATATTGTTCATAAGCAATATCATCACTACTCTAACAACCAGATTAAATGTCTCCAAAATTCTGGAAGCACTTACCAGCCCAGTAACATGTTCGTTACCCTTTGGAGCTGTGTTGACATGATATACCCGAATAGGATCAGTTGACTGCTCACAGAAACTGGCTTTCAATTTTTGAAAGGAAACAGACTGCCCTGTGTAGGGCGGAGGAACCGGACCGATCATTAGTATTTTTTTCACCTATGTTTAAACCTCAAAGTATCTAGTTTCACGCAAACTAAATTGATGATAAAAAAGCCTGTTCAGACGAGGATTTTAACGAGAACTGGAACTATGGTCTGGCATTGCGTGAAAATCTGCCCTTGCCTTCCTTTTCAAAGAACGAAGACACAACTCAACGAACCATCCTATGATAAATATAATCGTCACATAATATAGAAGCCTGCTTGAGCCCCTGAGATTATATTGAGCCGACATAAAAGCGACCATAACCATGAACAGAACTATAGCTAATCTAAATATCAATGGTAGAGGCTTAGATAACTGTTCCACAAAGGCGAAATAGAATCCTAAAATCAAAAAGAAAATGTAGAATCCCATCCCACTCATCAAATACCCTTCCCCTATGGCTGAGTATGGGATGTTCGCTCTCACTCTAGAAAACTCGATTACAGCTGCAATATCGATCATAGAACTCGGAAGCGGGTTTACTGCAATCCAAAATAAGCGGCTGTCGTAATGCACCTCCTGCAGCATAAAGCCCAGGTAAGACGATGAATAGGTAAGCACATAATTTATACCTGATAACAAAAAGCTTACATCGAACTCGCCATCCCAAATATATGAGAGCATAGGAACAAGGCCCAACTCTGGGTACATTCTAAACTGGAGCACTACAGCAGATGAAAAAATCGCAAAAACAAAAGCGATTAAAATATAGCCATACCCAATCTTTCCTCTTTTGAGAAATATAGCTAATCCATGAAAGAAAATTACAAACAGGATAGCCCTAGAAGTGATACCTAGAAGCACCGCATAGTTTATTATGAACGAAGCAGACCTTAAGAAAGGATTGGCAATAAGCGCTATAGAAAAAGAGCATATCGGCAGGCTAATACGCGCTATAACCATTCCTACAGCGATAACATCTGCTGGAGCATATTCATTTCGATAGAATATAGCCCCTAACCCGAATGACATTATCAATATGACCGGGGATAAAAGACTAAATAGAAACATACCCGTACTACCAACATGCCTTGATAACACGTCCAGTTGTGGAACTTTAAAGCTACTTACATATCGATTAGATCGAGCAAAAAGCCCTCCCCCCAAAAAAAGCCCCACAGAATATACTAAAGCAGCGTAAGAGAATATGCGTACCGACTCTTTGATATACATCACGTCAGTTCGATTAAAGAAATCAAAAGGAACATCTTGACCAAAACTAAAAATCAGTGTCGAGATGATCGTATATAAGGATACCGCCCCATAAAATAGCGGTAAAAACGAAGCACCGATCAGCCTGCGCCGCAATGAAAAAAAAACCAAGACAAAGCTTATGATAACCGCTACGGCACTATATAACATAAATTATCGCTCTATGGGCATGCATACTTACCCCGACTTTCCCACAAGACCAAGCAAATGTTCAATGTATGAAAATTGCGCAAGAGCCCCCTCCACCAAGATATCTTTCTTTTCAGATGAGAGCTGATATGGAGCCTCAAGCCAAGAACTCAGTTGCTGTACATACTCTTTTGGCGAGCTAGCCGTATCCAAATACTTGGACAATCCAATCTCATTTAATTGGTTACGTGTTTTACCTCTTGGATTATATGTAAAAAATTTACAGCCTCGCATTAAAGAAACCAGCCCAAGATGTAACTTAACCGAAATAATGGCATCGTACTTATCCAATTCGAGAGCAAATTTAACAGGATCATAATTTCTAAACACATTCCCTTCCAACGCCCCTCTACTTCCATATTCAGAATTTATACCGCTTTCGACAGAATGAGTAAGAACAAAATCAATATCTACACCCTCCTTCTTAGACCATCTAACCAGCTCTTTTGCAAGGTCAGAATGCCTATGTGAAACATTAACACCAATACATCTCTTTTTACTCGATAACTTACTCTCTACGGGCTTGCTTAAAACATCAGATTCATATGTTCCGAACAACACATCAGGATAGTGCTTCATACGCCCCGAAACGGATGTGTGATTAAAAAACAACTCATCAGATGGAAGTCGGTATGTACCACCTATAAAATTCTTACTCGTTATTATTTTTTTCCTGCTCGGGGCCACATCAGAAAAAGAAGAAACTCCATCAGATCCAATAGATACTGAAATCACAGGAGTTCCTTTGCTCTCAATTAGATTAGCAAGAACAGATATCTCATTTTCTATTTCTACACTAGCTTTTGAAATTAGCCTTCTAAGAAGCCCTACTGATTCTTTGAGAAAAGCCCCACCCCCCAAAACAACAACATCAGCACTCGAAACCCCCTCTATCGCAGAAGATACAGATGTTAATTCGTATTTAATTGCCAACTCAGCTGGCAATCTGAAGACAACCACGTCATGCCCCATAGATTTTATTTTTCTTCCAATAATCACCGCCATAAGGTCATCGCCAAAATTTCCCTGCCAGTAGCATCCCCATATAAAAACCTTAAGCCTCATACCCACCTCTTATCTAGAATACTAGCGATTCTTTTTTCTTTAATATAAGAAATTTCGATACCGCCATATAAGAAAACGAAAAAACAAGCGCTAATGGTATTTGATAAAAATTTCCAAATACGATAACTATCGCAACAAAAAAACAGAAGACAAAGAAACCGAAAATATGATTTATTATAATATCCCTGTCTCTATTCATGGCATATAAAGCATAATGAGGGACCATGCTTATGCAAAACAATATCATCGCCAAAAGCGAAAGGTATAAAAATATAATATGATTGCTGTAGCTTTCATAACTCAGACCTTCCACCAGAAAGGTTAAAGCCATACCTATAAACACCGCTAAAGAAATTGATGCCATAATACATTGCAACAACATTTTTTTATATGCAGCCTTAAAAAGATTAAATTCTCGATCTTTGTAAAGGCGAACAAGATCCGGGTAAACAAACATAAAAACCAGAGAGTCAACTATAGAAATAATAGTGCTCGACACACCAAAGAAAAATACATACGCTGCAAGAACCTCAGCCCCACCCATATAATCAACAGCATACTTATCAAAAGCTAATGTGCTTCTGAGTGCAACCGTAGCCAACAAAAAAGGAGCAGCAACAATTACCCCCTTTTTCATCCAACCCCAATTGATAGGTCGAACATGTGAATGTTTTTTTAAAGAATAAATTACAATCAGTGAAAATATACAGGAAAGGCCTCCACCAACTGCCCATGCAAAAAAAACGAAATTAACCGTTCTAATACCTTTGAACATAAACATCAAGAATATCGCTATGAT
It contains:
- a CDS encoding MBOAT family protein produces the protein MLFNSYEFILFFLPITFFVYFFLNQRRLIVAGKVWLVLASLFFYSWWNPIYLPLILISMAINYVVGTRLSLSVEGMAHGQTMLGMNWLLSRKTMLVFGLAFNVGLLAYFKYLDFFIANFNGVFGADVPLQNVVLPLAISFFTFQQIAYLVDSYRKETQEYNVVNYMLFITFFPQLIAGPIVHHKEMMPQFASRWNLIKRYKNISLGAFIFSMGLFKKVVIADTFARWANSGFDSTVPLGFVEAWVTSLSYTFQLYFDFSGYTDMAIGAALLFNIKLPINFNSPYKAKSIQDFWRRWHITLSRFLRDYVYIPLGGNRGGRCRTYLNLFATFLVGGLWHGASWMFVIWGALHGAALVLHRLWNELGCRMHPLLGWFVTFMFINVTWVFFRAESLSDATKVLGGMVGGLSYVGLLNFKFVLPVYNFLLANIQLIFIFVAIFSVLALRNSSEYFQRGGVSFRRMVFSGLMFAFVFLLYFHESTSESQFLYFNF
- a CDS encoding glycosyltransferase family 4 protein, which produces MMVWFYLLLIGFLAFALTGLLRKYALARSLVDIPNARSSHSVPTPRGGGVAIVLSFLFGIVALWAFDILESDMFFGLVGAGMIVAVTGFIDDHGHVAARWRLVAHFSAASWGLYWLGGFPVIEVFGADLELGWFGHILAAIYLVWLLNLYNFMDGIDGIAGIEASTVCFGGMVLFLLTNNRTLVDQLPILSLLAATIGFLIWNFPPAKIFMGDAGSGFVGMLLGLFSIMAAHIDQDLFWGWIILLGAFIVDATVTLIRRIFKGKSFYEAHRSHAYQYLSRKLGAHKPVSILFGAINLLILLPIAAMVAVGFIDGVLGVIFTFLPLALVAIWLKAGDEIGQIAEL
- a CDS encoding SDR family oxidoreductase translates to MSQIAITGANGFVGSALVKRLSESPNWSVLAVTRKPCEIWADFSSIYSLVVPDFSETKQFEEHFIGVDVVVHTAARVHVMNDAVVDPLTEFRKINYSNTLTLAATAAKCGVKRFIFISSVKVNGEVSVPGHPLTEADIAAPLDPYGISKYEAEQALFKLAAETGMEIVVVRPPLVYGPGVKANFKSMMNWLNKRIPLPLGAIDNRRSLVGLDNLVDLVVTCIKHPAAANQVFFVSDGEDLSTTSLLRRMGDALGRPTRLLPVPSLLLDVSALLIGKKHFSQRLCGSLQVDISKAKKLLGWMPPASVDEQLKKTAMAFLLDARQ
- a CDS encoding glycosyltransferase family 2 protein, with the protein product MKVSIITVCFNSAKTIRDTIESVLSQTHTDIEYIIVDGKSKDRTLDIVGEYASRIAKIISEPDKGIYDAMNKGIAAATGDIIGILNSDDFYESNDAIAYLVDQFMRLPKTDLIYGDVVFCKAEDTKAVTRIYRASHFRSWKLRFGWMPPHPATFMRRSAYELVGAYSLDYKISADYEMFVRMLYSNKLNYRWMNKVVVRMRQGGVSTSGIKSSLLLNREIVKACKDNGLYTNLVFVLTKIPFKFLEFISLSRWQKK
- a CDS encoding GDP-L-fucose synthase, whose product is MSQLNQPIFVAGHRGMVGSAIVRRLESLGYTNILTCSRTELDLVSQADVNTFFEREKPAQVYLAAAKVGGIHANNEYPADFIYENLMIEANIIGAAHRSGVQQLLFLGSSCIYPKFADQPMREDALLTGVLESTNEPYAVAKIAGIKLCESYNRQCGRDYRSVMPTNLYGPNDNFHPENSHVIPALIRRFHEAVITSASQIVIWGSGTPMREFLHVDDMAAASVHVMNLDKEVYQANTQPMLSHINVGTGVDCTIRELAETIASVTGFKGELVFDKTKPDGTPRKLMDVSRLKSLGWEASVNLNDGLRGAYQWFLDNQDSFRT
- the gmd gene encoding GDP-mannose 4,6-dehydratase; translated protein: MKKALITGITGQDGSYLAEFLLEKGYEVHGIKRRASLFNTQRVDHIYEDPHVENQHFILHYGDLTDSSNLTRIIQQIQPDEIYNLGAQSHVAVSFESPEYTADVDAMGALRILEAIRLLGLEKKTRFYQASTSELYGLVQEVPQKETTPFYPRSPYAVAKLYSYWITVNYRESYGMYACNGILFNHESPRRGETFVTRKITRGLANIAQGLESCLYMGNIDALRDWGHAKDYVRMQWMMLQQDQAEDFVIATGMQYSVRQFIEWSAAELGITLRFEGKGVDEVAVVAAVMGDDAPAVKVGDIIVKIDPRYFRPAEVETLLGDPSKAKQKLGWEPHITAQEMCAEMVAEDLKTAKRHALLKKHGYELPISVESRT
- a CDS encoding glycosyltransferase family 4 protein, encoding MKKILMIGPVPPPYTGQSVSFQKLKASFCEQSTDPIRVYHVNTAPKGNEHVTGLVSASRILETFNLVVRVVMILLMNNINSMYLTKGSTKFGFLRDLMILLCRQIFSRKTRFVVHLKGGNYDTFYYSCGMLLKVLVRFFLRKSSTIVVLGNSLVKMYDFMPSLSSKIMVVENALTFDCDYVSSGLEKNSVVQILFLSNLIYSKGCYHLLDAVKILLDRGVANFRLTYAGQFMGSPDDPPDFDIKENSQSFTESIAGENLKDYVTYVGVVSGDFKKNLLLNSKVFVLPTRYHVEGQPVSIIEAMAYGCAIVTTKYRSIPDITVENENALYVEYGSPESIADSLETFLKNSDLLEQYSKASRKIYETRFKWEIHLEKMKKAIFGF
- a CDS encoding polysaccharide pyruvyl transferase family protein; its protein translation is MRLKVFIWGCYWQGNFGDDLMAVIIGRKIKSMGHDVVVFRLPAELAIKYELTSVSSAIEGVSSADVVVLGGGAFLKESVGLLRRLISKASVEIENEISVLANLIESKGTPVISVSIGSDGVSSFSDVAPSRKKIITSKNFIGGTYRLPSDELFFNHTSVSGRMKHYPDVLFGTYESDVLSKPVESKLSSKKRCIGVNVSHRHSDLAKELVRWSKKEGVDIDFVLTHSVESGINSEYGSRGALEGNVFRNYDPVKFALELDKYDAIISVKLHLGLVSLMRGCKFFTYNPRGKTRNQLNEIGLSKYLDTASSPKEYVQQLSSWLEAPYQLSSEKKDILVEGALAQFSYIEHLLGLVGKSG